A stretch of the Vitis riparia cultivar Riparia Gloire de Montpellier isolate 1030 chromosome 13, EGFV_Vit.rip_1.0, whole genome shotgun sequence genome encodes the following:
- the LOC117927654 gene encoding ACT domain-containing protein ACR10-like, whose translation MGILYDYEDVVLIRQAEKPGDPTEITVNCPDKIGLGCDLCRIILRFGLSISRGDSSTDGKWCYILFWVVGKPNTRWNLLHRRLLEVCPSCSSASGISFYKPEFQQQPKPPDVFLLKFWCYYDWKGLLHDITEALCELELTIKRVKVSTAPDGRVMDLFFVTDTRNELHTQERRDEAIYHLKDVLGDAMISCEIELAGPEVTGCSQGSSFLPPAITEEIFSLELPDGHQNGSPASNTLIVTMDNSLSPSHTHVHIICQDQKGRIYDIMRTLKDYNIQTSYGRFFANAKGIFEADLLVMQADGKKLVDPNKQNALSSRLKMELFCPLRVAVESRGPDTELLVANPVELCGRGRPLVFYDITLALKILKIQIFSVEIGRHMIQDREWEVYRILLDEEEGSCVSRNKIEEGVRKKLMGWY comes from the exons ATGGGCATTCTTTATGATTATGAGGATGTGGTGCTCATCAGGCAAGCTGAGAAGCCGGGTGACCCCACTGAGATTACTGTCAATTGCCCGGACAAGATTGGCCTGGGCTGTGATTTGTGTAGAATTATATTGCGCTTTGGGTTGAGCATTTCCAGAGGAG ATTCTTCAACTGATGGGAAATGGTGCTACATATTATTCTGGGTGGTGGGAAAACCAAATACAAGGTGGAATCTGTTGCATAGGAGACTATTGGAGGTGTGTCCTTCGTGTTCCTCCGCTTCAGGGATTAGCTTTTACAAGCCAGAATTTCAGCAACAGCCAAAGCCTCCGGATGTGTTCCTCTTGAAGTTCTGGTGTTACTATGACTGGAAAGGTCTACTACATg ATATAACCGAGGCTCTTTGTGAGCTAGAGCTTACAATAAAGAGAGTGAAGGTATCCACTGCCCCAGATGGGAGAGTGATGGATCTCTTTTTCGTCACGGACACCAG AAATGAACTTCATACTCAGGAGAGACGGGATGAAGCAATCTATCATTTGAAAGATGTGTTAGGGGATGCCATGATAAGCTGTGAGATTGAGTTGGCTGGCCCAGAAGTTACTGGATGTTCACAGGGTTCTTCATTTCTTCCTCCTGCAATCACAGAAGAAATCTTCAGTTTAGAATTGCCCGATGGACACCAAAATGGATCTCCTGCCTCAAACACCTTAATTGTTACAATGGACAATTCCCTCAGCCCGTCTCACACACATGTTCATATCATTTGTCAGGATCAAAAAGGTCGCATTTATGATATCATGAGAACCCTAAAGGATTACAACATCCAG ACCTCTTATGGGCGATTCTTTGCAAACGCAAAGGGAATCTTTGAAGCAGACTTACTCGTGATGCAAGCCGATGGTAAGAAACTGGTTGACCCAAATAAGCAAAATGCCCTGTCCTCTCGCCTCAAAATGGAGCTTTTCTGTCCCCTTAGAGTGGCTGTGGAGAGCAGGGGGCCTGATACTGAGCTGCTGGTCGCAAACCCTGTTGAGCTGTGTGGCAGGGGCCGGCCTCTTGTTTTCTATGATATTACTCTTGCCCTAAAGATTCTCAAGATACAAATATTTTCG GTGGAGATAGGGAGACACATGATCCAGGATCGGGAGTGGGAAGTATATAGAATCCTACTGGATGAAGAGGAAGGTTCTTGTGTGTCAAGGAACAAGATTGAGGAGGGTGTTAGAAAGAAGTTGATGGGTTGGTACTAG
- the LOC117929132 gene encoding uncharacterized protein ycf45 produces the protein MRSLSSGFVVIDLHSSWHSANHIPISTVAFLQNTGFISSVSSSFRRTRGIASAKSSIPLIRSPGIRRPVERFSPGNGSTSNSPNSPSTSRSEAVSELDMFLELVPLRMRKELFGHAEIGDLIEVVMDLGRKPLARFPSGDWLISEQIVKLEDLQHAISKVGEFSDDNRSGINHSLHRISAIRNRKMQIIGLTCRVGRSVSGSAEIVRDLVEGGGSILVIGPPGVGKTTLIREIARMLADEHMKRVVIVDTSNEIGGDGDVPHSGIGRARRMQVPNVNMQHNVMIEAVENHMPEAIIIDEIGTELEALAASTIAQRGVQLVGTAHGMTIDNIMKNPSLQILVGGIESVTLGDEEARKRKVQKTILERKGPPTFTCAVEMISRTHCRVHHRLDATVDAILAGKSPLFELRHMDAEANISQKPTLASEKKLLEESRMTKSEVVESDEKHVHHSPSRSNPWSTDKPVSKQSSAVCVYTYKILEADLLQVAKVMGLEDEIDVTDDIGTADAILASSSELKQYPWIRGVAKFHQLPVFVIKSNTMAQMVKAVRMILGIESFGSKPKKPLKSSFDIEVEDDAPKRKPSLEEIDALEEVRLAIEYIVIPGGEPVELLPRRSDIIARQLELVESYQLAVENSGTELNPRLQILPLRSNKKTTNKSSKSSLQKETNVKPLTSGGGGTSVARLPLLPE, from the exons ATGAGATCCTTGAGTTCAGGCTTTGTGGTCATTGATCTTCACTCTTCATGGCACTCCGCCAATCATATACCCATTTCAACCGTCGCTTTCCTTCAAAACACCGGCTTCATCTCCTCCGTCTCTTCGTCATTTCGTCGAACACGTGGGATCGCTTCCGCGAAGTCTTCCATCCCATTAATTAGGTCCCCCGGAATTCGCCGCCCAGTAGAAAGGTTCTCGCCGGGAAATGGGTCGACCTCCAATTCTCCAAATTCGCCTTCCACGTCGAGATCGGAGGCGGTTTCTGAATTGGACATGTTtcttgaattggtgcctttgaGGATGAGGAAGGAGCTGTTCGGGCACGCCGAGATTGGGGATTTGATTGAAGTGGTGATGGATTTAGGAAGGAAGCCTCTTGCGAGGTTTCCTTCCGGCGATTGGCTGATATCAGAGCAGATCGTGAAGCTCGAAGATCTACAGCATGCAATATCCAAG GTTGGTGAGTTTTCGGATGACAATCGTTCGGGCATTAATCACTCCCTACACCGTATAAGTGCTATTAGAAACCGTAAAATGCAAATCATTGGCCTCACTTGTCGGGTGGGTCGATCTGTGTCAGGAAGTGCTGAGATAGTACGTGACTTGGTTGAGGGGGGAGGTTCTATATTGGTCATAGGGCCTCCTGGAGTTGGCAAAACTACTTTAATCAG AGAAATAGCTAGAATGCTGGCAGATGAGCATATGAAACGGGTTGTGATTGTAGATACATCAAATGAAATTGGAGGTGATGGAGATGTTCCTCATTCTGGAATAGGTCGTGCAAGGAGGATGCAAGTTCCCAATGTTAATATGCAGCATAAT GTCATGATTGAAGCGGTTGAAAATCATATGCCTGAAGCCattataattgatgaaattgGAACAGAGCTTGAAGCATTAGCTGCCAGTACGATCGCTCAAAGAGGAGTTCAGCTAGTTGGAACAGCACATGGAATGACTATTGACAACATAATGAAGAACCCCTCTCTGCAGATCCTTGTTGGTGGCATAGAG AGTGTGACTCTTGGCGATGAGGAAGCAAGAAAAAGGAAGGTGCAGAAGACAATTCTTGAGAGAAAAGGACCTCCTACATTTACATGTGCTGTTGAGATGATATCTAGAACCCATTGTCGTGTTCATCACAGATTGGATGCTACAGTAGATGCAATACTGGCAG GAAAATCTCCTCTGTTTGAACTTCGTCACATGGATGCTGAAGCTAACATTTCCCAGAAGCCTACGCTGGCATCTGAAAAGAAACTTCTAGAAGAATCTAGGATGACTAAAAGTGAAGTAGTAGAATCTGATGAGAAACATGTACATCATTCTCCCAGTCGTTCCAACCCATGGAGCACTGATAAACCAGTGAGCAAGCAGAGCTCAGCGGTGTGTGTTTATACCTACAAG ATCCTAGAAGCTGATCTTCTACAAGTAGCAAAAGTGATGGGGCTTGAGGACGAAATAGATGTAACTGATGACATTGGAACAGCGGATGCAATTCTAGCATCTAGTTCTGAACTGAAACAATACCCATGGATCCGTGGTGTAGCTAAATTCCATCAGTTGCCAGTGTTTGTTATTAAG TCAAATACCATGGCGCAAATGGTGAAGGCAGTCCGCATGATTCTTGGAATAGAATCTTTTGGTTCAAAACCGAAGAAGCCACTGAAAAGTTCTTTTGACATTGAAGTCGAAGATGATGCACCAAAACGAAAACCCTCATTGGAAGAGATTGATGCCTTGGAG GAGGTTCGCCTTGCAATTGAGTATATTGTGATTCCTGGTGGGGAGCCAGTAGAACTTCTCCCCAGACGCTCAGACATAATTGCTCGGCAACTTGAGCTTGTAGAAAGCTATCAGCTGGCAGTGGAGAATTCAGGTACTGAACTGAACCCCAGGTTGCAGATCCTTCCTCTGAGGTCGAACAAGAAGACTACTAATAAATCTTCCAAATCCAGtttacaaaaggaaacaaacGTTAAACCACTAACTAGCGGCGGTGGTGGCACCAGTGTTGCTCGTCTCCCCCTTTTACCTGAATGA
- the LOC117927971 gene encoding glycine-rich RNA-binding protein RZ1C-like isoform X2: MLERDTGRPRGFGFITYADRRGMEDAIREMHGRDFGDRIISVNKAQPKMGEDPDHGYNGGYSSGGRGSYGGGDRSAGQDDCFKCGRPGHWARDCPSSGGGRGRGGAPFPSRSRFSGGRGDRFGGERDRYMEDRYDGGRYGDRDRFESRDNKYGTRDRYVNDRYAPSGDRFSGDRYGGSDRYPQNGYGKDRGYDRDAAPRGGGDRYAGGGSARNEGRSYRNRPGPYDRPNRGGRPSSFDRY, encoded by the exons ATGTTGGAAAGAGATACAGGCCGGCCACGTGGATTTGGGTTTATTACCTATGCAGACCGTAGGGGAATGGAAGATGCAATCAGAGAGATGCATGGACGGGATTTTGGTGATCGGATCATTTCAGTGAACAAGGCCCAACCCAAAATGGGGGAGGATCCAGACCATGGCTACAATGGAGGTTACTCATCAGGTGGCAGGGGAAGCTATGGGGGAGGAGATAGATCTGCAGGCCAAGATGACTGCTTCAAGTGTGGTCGCCCTGGGCATTGGGCAAGGGACTGCCCTTCATCAGGTGGTGGCCGAGGTAGAGGTGGTGCTCCGTTTCCTTCACGTTCTAGGTTTAGTGGTGGTCGTGGGGACCGCTTTGGCGGGGAACGGGATCGGTACATGGAGGATCGTTATGATGGGGGACGCTATGGAGATAGAGATCGTTTTGAGAGCAGAGACAACAAATATGGCACCCGTGATCGCTATGTCAATGACAG GTATGCACCCAGTGGAGATCGATTCTCAGGCGATAGGTATGGTGGTTCAGATCGTTACCCTCAAAATGGTTATGGCAAAGACAGAGGCTATGATCGGGATGCTGCCCCAAGAGGGGGTGGGGACAGGTATGCAGGTGGGGGTTCAGCACGTAATGAGGGTAGGAGCTACAGGAACAGGCCAGGTCCTTATGACCGCCCTAACAGGGGAGGGCGCCCCTCATCATTCGACCGCTATTAG
- the LOC117927971 gene encoding glycine-rich RNA-binding protein RZ1C-like isoform X1, translating into MAGKEENRIFVGGLSWDVTERQLENTFSRFGKIIESQIMLERDTGRPRGFGFITYADRRGMEDAIREMHGRDFGDRIISVNKAQPKMGEDPDHGYNGGYSSGGRGSYGGGDRSAGQDDCFKCGRPGHWARDCPSSGGGRGRGGAPFPSRSRFSGGRGDRFGGERDRYMEDRYDGGRYGDRDRFESRDNKYGTRDRYVNDRYAPSGDRFSGDRYGGSDRYPQNGYGKDRGYDRDAAPRGGGDRYAGGGSARNEGRSYRNRPGPYDRPNRGGRPSSFDRY; encoded by the exons ATGGCTGGGAAAGAAGAGAACCGTATATTTGTTGGAGGGTTGTCGTGGGACGTCACCGAACGACAGCTGGAAAACACTTTCAGCCGTTTCGGCAAAATTATTGAATCTCAG ATTATGTTGGAAAGAGATACAGGCCGGCCACGTGGATTTGGGTTTATTACCTATGCAGACCGTAGGGGAATGGAAGATGCAATCAGAGAGATGCATGGACGGGATTTTGGTGATCGGATCATTTCAGTGAACAAGGCCCAACCCAAAATGGGGGAGGATCCAGACCATGGCTACAATGGAGGTTACTCATCAGGTGGCAGGGGAAGCTATGGGGGAGGAGATAGATCTGCAGGCCAAGATGACTGCTTCAAGTGTGGTCGCCCTGGGCATTGGGCAAGGGACTGCCCTTCATCAGGTGGTGGCCGAGGTAGAGGTGGTGCTCCGTTTCCTTCACGTTCTAGGTTTAGTGGTGGTCGTGGGGACCGCTTTGGCGGGGAACGGGATCGGTACATGGAGGATCGTTATGATGGGGGACGCTATGGAGATAGAGATCGTTTTGAGAGCAGAGACAACAAATATGGCACCCGTGATCGCTATGTCAATGACAG GTATGCACCCAGTGGAGATCGATTCTCAGGCGATAGGTATGGTGGTTCAGATCGTTACCCTCAAAATGGTTATGGCAAAGACAGAGGCTATGATCGGGATGCTGCCCCAAGAGGGGGTGGGGACAGGTATGCAGGTGGGGGTTCAGCACGTAATGAGGGTAGGAGCTACAGGAACAGGCCAGGTCCTTATGACCGCCCTAACAGGGGAGGGCGCCCCTCATCATTCGACCGCTATTAG